The DNA segment GGTCTGTATTTCTCCCGTCTACTCCAACTGGACGACAGTACGATGTCACTCTGCGACTGGCCGCTCTGGACCATGTTGAAGACAGAATCCTCAGAGATTCCAAACACAGATCTCAGTGGTGCTGAGTGGGGTCTGTGTTTCATCTCTCTATCACCACCCTCAGGTGAGGAGACATATCGCTCTTCATCCTCACTCAGCAAGGAAGTCATGGACCTGCAGAATGCACAACAGAAATTAATAGTACATGgtaacaaaatacaaaatatgatCCAAGAATTTGGAAGTATCTAAGTAGTATTTCTCACTAAGTGGATCTGGAATGGATATTTGTACCTATAACAAGGGACATGGGAATAATGTTTTTAGAAAGACCTACAagaagaggaggggaaaggggtaagtacctatgagaggaggggaaaggggtaAGTACCTGTGAGAGGTGGGggtaggggtaggtacctgtgaaaggaggggctaggggtaggtacctatgagaggaggggataggggtaggtacctgtgagaggaggggataggggtaggtacctgtgggaggaggggataggggtaggtacctgtgagaggggataggggtaggtacctgtgaaaagaggggctaggggtaggtacctgtgaaaagaggggctaggggtaggtacctgtgagaggaggggataggggtaggtacctgtgagaggaggggataggggtaggtacctgtgaaaggaggggctaggggtaggtacctgtgagaggaggggataggggtaggtacctgtgagaggaggggataggggtaggtacctgtgagaggaggggataggggtaggtacctgtgagaggagggaaaaggggtaggtacctgtgagaggagggaaaaggggtaggtacctatgagaggaggggataggggtaggtacctgtgagaggaggggataggggtaggtacctgtgagaggaggggataggggtaagtacctatgagaggaggggataggggtaagtacctatgagaggaggggataggggtaagtacctatgagaggaggggataggggtaagtacctatgagaggaggggataggggtaggtacctgtgagaggagggaATAGGGGTAGGTACttgtgagaggaggggataggggtaagtacctatgagaggaggggataggggtaagtacctgtgagaggaggggataggggtaagtacctatgagaggaggggatagggttagGTACCTATGAGAGAAGATGATAGGGGTAagtacctgtgagaggaggggaaaggggtgGGAGTTCGTGTGCTGCAAGCGGTTCTAGAACTGGTGCGCCTACTGGGTCCTCCACTAAAGCTGAATCTGACGCTGCGGCCAAGAGAAGTCACTTCTCTTGCCTCATTACTTCCTGATCCAGAAGAGCTTGACGAATCAGAGAGCTCTATCTGCATGGTGAGGTCAAGGGCGGGAATGACCACAGTGGATGTAGACTCCATCACCCAATTTGTGATATCCATGCACCTGGCACTAAACTCATGTCTGCTCATCTTAAATGTTAAAAGACCATACAGAGTTAGTTTGTTAACGGGGCTGCACTGCTGCACCATGTGTTCACTCAAGCTAGTCAATTAAAGCAGTGGTTCAGGATGTTCCACAATGCTGGAaaggggggcctgagtgaaaaagtttgggaacctctGAATTAAAGGTCCTGCACGATTTCCACCAATAAGAGTTTGGAATGTTTGGTCCATCTTACCAACATGAACTACTTTAGAAGTGACTATAACTCACCCCGGCGCACATATTCTCACTCAGCAGATTCCAATGGCTGAAAagtaaatttacatttacatttacatttaagtcatttagcagacgctcttatccagaaggCACACAATTAAACTACATGACATTACCTCTATTCTCTTAGATTACGTTATGGATGGACCTCTATGGAACTAGGCCACATCCAAACATCCCTGATTGGTCATTTGGTCAGTTAAGTCCCTTGTATTTGTCCGAGACTCatcacctccttctcaaaacccattggacgaGAAGGTCAAAAGGGagggctttctcatccaatgggttttgagaaggaggcgagaagagaggacgtgaggagtatgcaattgagattgtccctatgggtgcgtcccaaatggcccctaTTCCTTAAATACTGAACTATTGTTGACCAAGGCTCTAATAGGGAACATATCTAGGGGATGCATGGGGAAGCCAAAGAGCAACTTACCCATCCTTCATGTCCTGCACAAAGGTGTGTAGGTCTGGGCAGCTTCTCTTTCCCCTGCTAAGGGTGAGGCTGGTCTGGGAGGCTGCAGCCTGATGGGGACGACAGAAAGCAGACTTAGGCTGGAATTCAATCAAATTCGCCATAGCACTGTTAATGCAATGTCTGTTTACGAACTACGGTCTGCATGCACaaacagaaatgtacatacacacactgttaTCTGGAAGCCTTTACCTTTGCCACTCGTTCAGTCTCTTGGGATTGAGATGTCCCGGCTGTTTGTAGATCATCACTCTCCTGCATCACACTCTCTCCTTCGACCTCCAGTGTCAGAGTTGATGTGGCTGTCTTCAGATCAACCTGATTCAACTCACTCTCACCTTTGGCCTCCTAGATTAGAAGACCTTTACTAGCTCAAGCTTGGAAAATTCATTTGTCATTTTAATCTTCAATGCGTCattaaaacacaaaacacaatacatcaTACCTCCTGTGACTGAGATGGGATGGCAACAGCCTCGTCCAACTCAATCTCTCCTTCAACCTTCTGTGACTGAGATGGGATGGCAACAGCATCGTCCAACTCAATCTCTCCTTCAACCTTCTGTGACTGAGATGGGATGGCAACAGCCTCGTccaactcactctctccttcaacctcctgtgactgaggtgggatggcaacagcatcgtccaactcactctctccttcaaccTCCTGTGACTGAGGTGGGATGGCAACAGCATCGTCCAACTCAATCTCTCCTTCAACCTTCTGTGACTGAGATGGGATGGCAACAGCCTCGTccaactcactctctccttcaacctcctgtgactgaggtgggatggcaacagcatcgtccaactcactctctccttcaaccTCCTGTGACTGAGGTGGGATGGCAACAGCCTCGTccaactcactctctccttcaacctcctgtgactgaggtgggatggcaacagcatcgtccaactcactctctccttcaaccTCCTGTGACTGAGGTGGGATGGCAACAGCCTCGTccaactcactctctccttcaacctcctgtgactgaggtgggatggcaacagcatcgtccaactcactctctccttcaaccTCCTGTGACTGAGGTGGGATGGCAACAGCCTCGTCCAACTCAATCTCTCCTTCAACCTTCTGTGACTGAGACGTGCCATCTGTCTTCAGATCAGCCTCCTGCATCTCAATCTCTCCTTCAGCCTCTAGTGACAGAGTTTGGATATCTGTCTCTAGAACAGCCTCTTCCAACGTGGtctgtctctcaacctctctgTGATCTTTATCAGATCTAGATACAGAAAAAAAAATCTCTCTAAGGTCACTATAATGTGCTATAATGTGAGTGTGAGGATGTGTTCCAATTATAGAATTAGAATGAATCATTCTAGAATTAGAATAGAATCACTCGAATTATATGGTTCCAATACTCTGAGATGACTCGGCCTATCCAgaggtatatacagtatttagagaatttggcaaacTTTCAGAAAGGACTCCATGTTAGCGCCTTTGAGCCTTTCATTTACCCAATAAGTCAATTATAAAATAGATGTTCAGTTACATATTATTGTTTAAAATGTCAATATTGCGCATGGGGAGCCAGCTCTCATATGGATATCTTTGATTATACTGTGTCATATAATGTATACATATTGATGTAAATGCAACATAATGCAGATAGATGTCCCATCtctctaaatacatggctctgggcCTACCTCTCCATAGGACCTTTGACCTACTACAGAATCTGTATTTGTAGGCCTATGTGATCCTGTAACCAGTCACAAATGTGTCATTAGTGTAAATCACTTACCTGTCTTCCTTCATAACATCACCGTCATTGATGGGGTCATCCAGGTCTATGAGGGTGAGGTCATTCCCACTGACCTCTGACTCCTGAAAGACAGGACAAAGTCATGTTTGGATGTCACCTACTGTGTCGCCTTTAGCCGTGttgaaaacaactgggaactctctgacttccgacttcagtgcgttcaagacaaccggGGGGAAAAAACTAACTCCGACAGGGAAAAATCGTTTTCAATAGTCATCCAACTTGGATTTCCAAGTCAGAAGCAGCGCGGCTTGGcgtgtcatgtttcggaggactccTGACTCGACCTTTACCTCTCCCGGGCCCGTTGggaagttgcagtgatgagactagatcgtaactaccaattggatatcacaaaaaatTTATACAAAATTTAATTAAATAAAGTcggaaactctggcatctttTTAGAGCTCCAACTTTCCGACCTAAAGACCATGGAAGTCATGATTTGACCAAGATCACTTGCCTTGAAAGCACCATTAACCCAACACTCATTGTCACAGCATAATGCATCAtatgcatagaaatagaatcaccAGAACATCATGTCAGGTGTACAGTtcagtttaccagtcaaattgccatggTCAGAGGCTCTATCCTTTCTAGTGATTCTATTTCTACGGTCACATCATAATGCATCATATCTATGCTTGTGTCcgaaatagcaccctatttccaatatagtgcacttcttttggccGGAGCCCTATAGAGTGCCACAGGAATGAGTCAAAATCCCCATAAAACCTAgtagtcaaacagggaaatggttccaatcgttttcccaccatacatttttcccatagtggattttagaaacacttaaaataagggctgtgtttcaggtAGGCTTACcattttgataactgtgtaaatctctctaggacaaggtgacttttatcaatatattcgcctgtatttacccccaaaaaattaaatgctaattagctgctaatgtggctatcataaagaattTCAAATGCCACGATGATCATGctgatcgaggcaaaggtaagaatctcttgactaactatctaatgttagctaaatgtagtaattaataaattggctacatttctttaaatggacaattctgtgaactgtttagtgcaagttttaaattgacacaatacctgttagcaaaggtgtcagctagaaatGACGTttaggagcttgcagggatttgtagttttgcatgtctactttgatgctaattagaaatttcgaatctgagagtaaatagagccaaaTGTATtgctaaaagtcaccttgtccatgAGAGCTTTACATGGTTATAAAAATGTCACACCACGGTAAATccacatgaaacacagcccttattttatgtggaaaaacgattggaaccatttccctccctgtttgaccgctaggttttatgggtattatgacacctccactgtggggctatatagacgggttggttgtttagcaacaacacTGGCAAGTAACTGTGGGTAAAATAGACAGGGTTTGCTTAgaatgttgacaacatgtaaactatatttagtctctAAATGTTAATTgcaaacaaatacatttgcataaTGAGCACTTGCTAGCTGAGGTTTAGAGTCATAACAAGATACACGCATTCCGGCCATTGATGAGCGTGCATGTTTTTCGTGACGTAGGCCAACCAGTGTATGtatcttggtcaaaagtagtgcactagcctacatagggaatagggtgccatttaggacagaaATGTGAAGGTGGTGTCATAATAACCTTTGACCCTAGTCCCCCATTTGACCCACAACAGATTCTACTGTACCTTTAGCCAACTCTCATGACTCCCCGCCATAGACTTTGTGGTTTGATATTACAGAATGAATAGCacattcttttatttatttaacaatatTTAATCCACAGTAATTAATATAAATCGGGATTTAAaaataattataaactgggtggatcgagacctgaatgctgattggctgaaagccatggtatatcagactgtatgtataccatgggtatgacaaaacgtgtattttttactgctctaattatgttggtaaacaGTTATAataaatagcaataaggcacctcggggattcgtgatatatggccaatataccacatggCTACGGGCTGTGTCCTAGCACTTCGGGTTGcgtcgtgcgtaagaacagcccctagccgtggtatattgaccatataccacaaccccttgggccttattgcttaaataacatGCCTACCTTGAACTCTTTATTCTCCATGTCCTTGCAAAATCAGTACATTTCCTTGCCAAAATGAACGCTCCTCCAGCACTAGCGAGAATCACTGAACTGCTCCCGCGGTTTCTCATCAGTTTCAACGTTTATCAGTGATGACGTAACAATGCTGTACAGATTTGACGCACTTCCAATCTCGTGCTGATGCAACGCTCTGTGCGGTTGTAAATTCACGCATGGAAATTCTGCCAGTTGTAAACAAATGTAGGCTACTATTGCCTTTAAAAATGTAATGTTGTGGACGCAATGCAAAATAAAATAGAATGCATAACCCACACTGATAACCCAGAGTTCATCATTAAATAACATTGATTACTCATAAAATATACAGCAAACTTCAGATACTGAATTAATcatttactttaaaaaatattttctagAGGGCAAAGGACAGGTAGGTTTAATAACACAAATGTAATATGTCCCATCAAAAAGTCCTGTTGGTCACATACCGGTATGCAAAAccagcatcctaaatggcaccctatttcctttagagtgcactgcttctgaccagaccactatgggccctgttcaatattcagtatagggaatagggttccatttgggatcaTCAAAACTTTACAATTACTCATGAGAGCAAATACTACGATGTTTTGATTCCCACAGACCTTAAGACATGAATGATTTTATTCAAATGTTTGTTCATAAAAAATGTATGATTTCCCCTCCTCCCACATGGATTACAGACAAGAGGCTAGGTGCGTTCTGACTGTCTTAGTGTGCGGATTAACATGACAATCACTCTCATGAAACTTAAATGAAACATCACTCCTAATGTCTTTTCTCAGCCCAAACACTCAGCCCAATATCTACAGTCAAAACAGGTTTTGAAAATGCTTCTTCCACATCTTTTGATCCCTGTCTGTTTTGCTCTCAGTGAAGTGCTACTATCCCCTTGGACTACAGGTTATTGCCATCATAAGGTGTCTGTCTGTTGGCCGGACACTTTCTACCGTTTAGGACCTTTGTGGGTAAAGGTAAAGATGGGGTATAGAAGCAGCAGTTCCTCTGAAGTCCAGTATCTGCTGGAAGGACACCTGGTGGTACGAGAGGATGAGTGTGGGCCAGCCAGCCTgttgttcctccctctctctcagtctgaggGACTCTTAAGGCTCCTGTGCGGACTGTCTCGGTTCGTGCCCTCCCGAAGCTGGCTGTGGTGATTTAAGACACGCTATAtttatgtgtgtatttgtttgtggCCTCGGGCTCACTTCGCTGTCCCTCTGTCCAGTACGTACCGTTGTAGCAGGCCCAGTGTAGTGACGTGTAGCCCTGGTTGTCTGTGATGACGGGGAGGGTCCACACTGACTGGGCGGTGTGTAGAAGCCACCCCAGCACCACGATGTGTCCGGACGTCGCCACCAGGTGGACAGGGCTCCGCCCCTTACCTTTCCGAACCAGGAAGCTGGCGCTGTGCTGCACTCCTCGTGACCCGTCACCGCctaggaggaagggaggggagacaAGAATGGATTTGAATAATTCATAATCTATTAAATAATAAGGAATCATAATAGGTATATTTGGGCATAATTTATATTCCATGCTAGATCC comes from the Salvelinus fontinalis isolate EN_2023a unplaced genomic scaffold, ASM2944872v1 scaffold_1044, whole genome shotgun sequence genome and includes:
- the LOC129848533 gene encoding retinitis pigmentosa 1-like 1 protein isoform X2, whose amino-acid sequence is MQEADLKTDGTSQSQKVEGEIELDEAVAIPPQSQEVEGESELDDAVAIPPQSQEVEGESELDEAVAIPPQSQEVEGESELDDAVAIPPQSQEVEGESELDEAVAIPPQSQEVEGESELDDAVAIPPQSQEVEGESELDEAVAIPSQSQKVEGEIELDDAVAIPPQSQEVEGESELDDAVAIPPQSQEVEGESELDEAVAIPSQSQKVEGEIELDDAVAIPSQSQKVEGEIELDEAVAIPSQSQEEAKGESELNQVDLKTATSTLTLEVEGESVMQESDDLQTAGTSQSQETERVAKAAASQTSLTLSRGKRSCPDLHTFVQDMKDGHWNLLSENMCAGVSYSHF
- the LOC129848533 gene encoding retinitis pigmentosa 1-like 1 protein isoform X1 — encoded protein: MENKEFKESEVSGNDLTLIDLDDPINDGDVMKEDRSDKDHREVERQTTLEEAVLETDIQTLSLEAEGEIEMQEADLKTDGTSQSQKVEGEIELDEAVAIPPQSQEVEGESELDDAVAIPPQSQEVEGESELDEAVAIPPQSQEVEGESELDDAVAIPPQSQEVEGESELDEAVAIPPQSQEVEGESELDDAVAIPPQSQEVEGESELDEAVAIPSQSQKVEGEIELDDAVAIPPQSQEVEGESELDDAVAIPPQSQEVEGESELDEAVAIPSQSQKVEGEIELDDAVAIPSQSQKVEGEIELDEAVAIPSQSQEEAKGESELNQVDLKTATSTLTLEVEGESVMQESDDLQTAGTSQSQETERVAKAAASQTSLTLSRGKRSCPDLHTFVQDMKDGHWNLLSENMCAGVSYSHF